In Lactococcus garvieae subsp. garvieae, the following proteins share a genomic window:
- a CDS encoding GNAT family N-acetyltransferase, with protein sequence MRIKNIELGHAEAFGQLQMEIFQENNFMLVEPDEHKTKLHELANQIASTDFLMGADNDQGELVAFLAAYRGTYRRNKHCAKIVIAVLKDYRRQGIASRLFTALEEWARKEEISRLELTVAMNNSAAISCYKTNGFVIEGVRSQSLKINDEYLDEFYMAKILE encoded by the coding sequence ATGAGAATAAAAAATATTGAATTAGGACATGCTGAAGCATTTGGTCAGCTCCAAATGGAAATTTTTCAAGAAAATAATTTTATGCTGGTTGAACCTGACGAACATAAAACCAAACTTCATGAATTAGCCAATCAGATTGCCTCAACGGACTTTTTGATGGGCGCCGACAATGATCAAGGCGAATTAGTCGCCTTCTTGGCTGCCTATCGTGGCACTTACCGTCGAAATAAACATTGTGCTAAAATTGTCATTGCTGTGCTTAAGGATTATCGTCGTCAAGGGATTGCGAGTCGGCTTTTTACAGCCCTAGAAGAATGGGCACGTAAAGAAGAGATTTCGCGTTTAGAGCTTACAGTAGCAATGAACAACAGCGCAGCTATTTCATGTTATAAAACAAACGGTTTTGTGATTGAAGGAGTACGTAGCCAATCTCTTAAAATCAATGATGAATACCTTGATGAATTTTATATGGCTAAAATTTTGGAGTGA
- the gatD gene encoding lipid II isoglutaminyl synthase subunit GatD produces the protein MVYTSLTSNLENPKYNLHVAHLYGDLMNTYGDNGNILMLKYVGEKLGAEMTFDIVSLEDSFDQDFYDLVFWGGGQDYEQEIIADSFKNITAPLKSYIEAEKPMLAICGGYQMLGQYYINAAGTKIDCTGILPHYTKNLGNDRFIGDIQIHNEEFGETYYGFENHSGITYLGEGEKALGKVVYGGGNNPDDDTEGLHYKNTFGTYFHGPILSRNARLAYRLVTTALYQKYGQDLELPAFEEILAHEEKGQQIMDAKRKVEHYEH, from the coding sequence ATGGTTTATACTTCTTTAACATCAAATTTGGAAAATCCAAAATATAACCTTCATGTTGCCCATCTTTATGGGGACTTGATGAATACTTATGGCGATAATGGTAACATACTCATGCTTAAGTATGTCGGCGAAAAATTAGGCGCTGAAATGACTTTTGATATCGTTTCCCTTGAAGATAGCTTTGATCAAGACTTTTATGACCTTGTCTTCTGGGGCGGTGGTCAAGATTATGAACAAGAAATTATCGCGGACAGCTTCAAAAATATCACCGCACCGCTCAAATCCTATATTGAGGCTGAAAAGCCTATGCTTGCCATCTGTGGTGGCTATCAAATGTTAGGTCAGTACTATATCAATGCTGCTGGTACCAAGATTGACTGTACCGGTATCTTGCCACACTACACCAAAAATCTTGGCAATGACCGTTTTATTGGCGATATTCAAATTCATAATGAAGAGTTTGGTGAAACTTATTATGGTTTTGAAAATCATTCCGGTATTACCTATCTTGGTGAAGGTGAAAAAGCTTTAGGTAAAGTGGTTTATGGTGGCGGGAATAATCCCGACGATGACACAGAAGGTCTCCACTATAAAAACACTTTTGGCACTTACTTCCACGGTCCTATCCTTTCCCGCAATGCACGCTTGGCCTATCGCCTCGTCACAACTGCCTTGTACCAAAAATACGGACAAGACTTGGAACTTCCAGCCTTCGAGGAAATTCTCGCCCATGAAGAAAAGGGACAACAAATCATGGATGCCAAACGTAAAGTTGAACATTACGAACATTAA
- a CDS encoding FtsX-like permease family protein, with protein MKTKTLNKNIRRSITGSFGRFISIFSLMALGVFAFVGLKMSGPNMRATAEEFYARHHLADLSITSTMGLNTSDQKLIRQADGLKTVDFGYFRDVLLPDKKTSLRVFSQADNLSTYALIAGRMPQKSNEIALDFLYQDKYKLGDTIRVSEEKNEGSYLLKNHEFKLVGFVKSSEFVDKSLYGPTNIGTGQLNGYAVVPPEAFQSDVYMIARLSFKSTQGLSPYDPKFTERSDYYQKKLKKLLEGQPEKRLAEIKKEPQAQLNQAQDKLKAEEAKLQESQKMLNQQKALAGENPQLQALQESLNTGKAKLAESKTQLQEQQDQLAALEAPAYTVNNRKEGNPGYQTFVDNSTRIDALSNIFPVVLFAIAVLVSLTTMTRFVEEERGNMGLLKALGYTNAQIRKKFIVYGAVSACAGATVGALLGHVVLPHVVFNAYSASSTFSGLILTFSPMWTIVSFVIALACTVLPAYLVAQAELRGAPAALFLAKPPKAGSRIFLERIKPIWKRMSFTYKVTARNLFRYKQRMLMTIVGVAGCTALLVMGFGIRDSISGLSQRQFGEILHYNMLAVSQDNLNKQEQDELDQFLHSDNIKSYAPVHFEQLHQTINDNRQDISLMVPEKEENFKQFVTLRNRVSKEKLSLPKEGAVVSEKLAELLGVKVGQTILLKTEQDKTVKIKVAGITEMYMGHYIFMNQNQYTSLFDAPIKANAHLLKLRDASKAKSQAASADFMKNAGALTVSQNSDLQNTIDAFLHGINSVMFVLIGCAILLAIVVIYNLTNINVSERIRELSTIKVLGFYDREVTLYIYRETILLSFMGIIAGFGLGAYFHHVIITMLPTDMIMFNPNLLWSNLLLSTLITLATTLGLSVVVHLKLKNVDMLGALKSVD; from the coding sequence ATGAAAACAAAAACCCTCAATAAAAATATAAGGCGGTCGATTACGGGATCCTTTGGACGTTTCATATCTATTTTTTCTCTCATGGCTTTAGGGGTCTTTGCCTTTGTCGGTTTAAAAATGTCTGGCCCAAATATGAGGGCAACGGCCGAGGAATTCTATGCGCGTCATCACTTGGCGGATTTGAGCATTACTTCAACGATGGGGTTAAATACATCTGACCAAAAGCTTATTCGTCAGGCAGATGGACTCAAAACGGTTGATTTTGGTTATTTTCGTGATGTTTTGCTGCCCGATAAGAAAACTTCCTTACGTGTCTTCTCGCAAGCAGACAACCTTTCGACTTATGCGCTCATTGCGGGAAGAATGCCCCAAAAAAGCAATGAAATTGCCCTTGATTTTCTCTACCAAGACAAATACAAGCTTGGCGATACAATCCGTGTAAGTGAAGAAAAAAATGAGGGCTCTTACCTTCTAAAAAACCATGAGTTCAAGTTGGTCGGCTTTGTCAAATCAAGTGAATTTGTTGATAAAAGCCTGTATGGACCAACCAATATAGGAACAGGCCAGCTTAACGGCTATGCCGTTGTTCCGCCTGAGGCTTTTCAGTCGGATGTGTATATGATTGCACGCTTGAGCTTCAAAAGCACACAAGGCCTCAGTCCCTACGATCCGAAATTTACGGAACGCTCAGACTATTACCAAAAAAAGCTCAAAAAACTCTTGGAAGGACAACCTGAAAAGCGTTTAGCTGAGATAAAAAAAGAGCCACAAGCCCAGTTAAATCAAGCCCAAGATAAACTGAAAGCAGAAGAAGCAAAACTGCAAGAATCGCAGAAGATGCTCAATCAGCAAAAAGCTTTAGCCGGTGAAAATCCTCAACTCCAAGCCCTACAAGAAAGTTTAAATACAGGTAAAGCAAAGCTTGCAGAAAGTAAAACTCAGCTGCAAGAACAGCAAGATCAACTGGCAGCGCTGGAAGCTCCAGCATATACCGTGAATAATCGTAAAGAAGGAAATCCCGGTTATCAAACCTTCGTTGATAATTCCACTCGTATCGATGCCCTTTCTAATATTTTCCCTGTCGTGCTCTTTGCGATTGCCGTTCTCGTCAGTTTAACTACGATGACACGTTTCGTGGAAGAAGAGCGGGGCAATATGGGCTTACTTAAAGCTTTGGGTTACACCAATGCTCAAATTCGGAAAAAATTTATCGTTTATGGCGCTGTTTCAGCCTGTGCAGGTGCAACTGTAGGTGCTCTCTTAGGTCATGTTGTGCTCCCTCATGTGGTATTTAACGCTTATTCGGCTTCCTCTACATTTTCAGGTTTGATTTTGACTTTCTCACCTATGTGGACGATTGTTTCCTTTGTTATTGCACTTGCCTGTACCGTTTTGCCAGCTTATTTAGTGGCTCAAGCTGAGTTGCGTGGCGCACCTGCAGCACTTTTCTTAGCCAAACCACCCAAAGCAGGTTCCCGTATTTTCTTGGAGAGAATCAAGCCGATTTGGAAGCGTATGAGCTTTACTTATAAAGTGACAGCGCGTAACCTTTTCCGTTATAAACAGCGTATGTTGATGACTATCGTTGGTGTTGCAGGATGTACAGCACTTCTTGTCATGGGTTTTGGTATACGTGATTCTATCTCAGGGCTTAGTCAACGACAGTTTGGTGAAATTTTACACTACAATATGCTTGCGGTTTCTCAAGATAACTTGAATAAACAGGAGCAAGATGAACTTGACCAGTTTTTACATTCAGACAATATCAAGTCTTATGCGCCAGTTCATTTCGAACAATTGCATCAAACGATTAACGATAACCGCCAGGATATTAGTTTAATGGTTCCGGAGAAAGAAGAGAACTTTAAGCAGTTTGTAACGCTACGCAATCGTGTAAGTAAAGAGAAGCTGTCATTACCAAAAGAAGGAGCAGTAGTAAGTGAAAAGCTGGCAGAACTGCTTGGAGTAAAAGTTGGCCAAACCATTTTGCTAAAAACAGAACAGGATAAAACAGTAAAAATAAAAGTTGCAGGCATTACAGAGATGTATATGGGGCACTATATTTTTATGAATCAAAACCAGTATACATCGTTGTTTGACGCACCCATAAAGGCAAATGCGCATCTCTTGAAACTTCGAGATGCATCAAAGGCCAAAAGTCAAGCAGCTTCGGCTGACTTTATGAAAAATGCTGGGGCACTCACCGTGTCGCAAAATAGCGATTTACAAAATACAATTGATGCCTTTTTGCACGGTATCAATAGTGTCATGTTTGTGCTGATTGGCTGTGCCATTTTATTGGCTATCGTTGTTATTTATAATCTTACCAATATCAACGTTTCTGAGCGAATTCGAGAGTTGTCCACCATTAAAGTACTTGGCTTTTATGATCGTGAAGTTACACTCTACATTTATCGTGAGACGATTTTACTGAGCTTTATGGGAATAATAGCCGGCTTTGGCTTAGGGGCTTACTTCCATCATGTGATTATCACCATGTTGCCGACGGATATGATTATGTTTAACCCTAATCTGTTATGGAGTAACCTGTTGCTTTCCACACTCATTACATTAGCCACAACTTTGGGCTTAAGTGTTGTTGTCCATCTTAAACTCAAAAATGTCGATATGCTGGGAGCATTAAAGTCTGTGGATTAA
- a CDS encoding ABC transporter ATP-binding protein, translating to MSYIEIKDESKIYQSGGEKIYANDHVNFAIEKGELAVILGTSGAGKSTILNILGGMDSSDEGQVIIDGVNIAELSAKELITYRRRDVGFVFQFYNLINNLTTKENVELASEIVENALDPVEVLQNVGLGHRLDNFPSQLSGGEQQRVAIARAIAKNPKILLCDEPTGALDYQTGKHVLKILQDMSRVHGATVIIVTHNAAISQIADRIIHVHDGRVKEITVNDSPADIETIEW from the coding sequence ATGTCCTATATTGAAATAAAAGATGAATCAAAAATCTATCAATCTGGTGGAGAAAAAATCTATGCGAATGATCACGTAAACTTTGCGATTGAAAAAGGGGAACTTGCGGTTATCCTAGGAACTTCAGGCGCGGGTAAATCCACGATTTTAAATATTTTAGGCGGCATGGACTCTAGTGATGAAGGGCAAGTGATAATTGATGGTGTAAATATTGCGGAGCTATCCGCGAAAGAACTGATTACTTACCGCAGACGTGATGTTGGTTTTGTTTTTCAATTTTATAACTTGATTAACAATTTAACGACCAAGGAAAATGTTGAACTGGCTTCAGAGATTGTTGAAAATGCGCTTGATCCTGTAGAAGTTCTTCAAAATGTCGGCTTGGGTCATCGCTTGGACAATTTTCCCTCACAACTTTCGGGAGGAGAACAACAACGTGTGGCTATTGCACGTGCTATTGCTAAGAATCCCAAAATCCTTCTTTGTGATGAACCAACCGGTGCATTAGACTATCAAACAGGAAAGCACGTACTGAAAATACTGCAAGACATGTCGCGCGTACACGGCGCAACAGTGATTATTGTGACTCATAATGCCGCCATTAGTCAAATCGCGGATCGAATCATTCATGTCCATGATGGCCGTGTCAAGGAAATTACGGTCAACGACAGTCCGGCAGATATCGAAACGATTGAGTGGTGA
- the murT gene encoding lipid II isoglutaminyl synthase subunit MurT, translated as MTMKTSFATLAGKSSRLVLEKIFKRGSTLPGKIALKFDPEILATLTKDYEIIVVTGTNGKTLTTALTVGILEKAFGKVVTNTSGANMITGITATFLTAPKVKKGKKGFAVLEIDEASLPKITEYIKPSLFVFTNIFRDQMDRYGEIYTTYDFIVKGAANAPEATVLLNGDSPLFHSRTLVNPVKYYGFDHESHAPERAHYNTEGVVCPECHHILDYKLNTYANLGDYICQNCGFKRPELDYRVSELTEITNTSSQFVIDNHSYKINVGGLYNIYNALAAVSVAEFYGVPAETIKAGFEQSKAVFGRQETFTIGDKSATIVLIKNPVGANQALEMMKLADYPFTLVSLLNANYADGIDTSWIWDANFELVHDMDIDQIFVGGVRHSEMARRYRVSGFDESKIHEFESLPKILDALKNEADQHIYILATYTAMLEMRELLAQNKMIGKEMH; from the coding sequence ATGACTATGAAAACTTCATTCGCAACTTTAGCAGGAAAGAGTTCACGCTTGGTTTTAGAAAAAATCTTTAAGCGTGGAAGTACGCTGCCTGGTAAGATTGCTTTAAAATTTGATCCTGAAATTTTAGCTACATTAACAAAAGATTATGAAATTATCGTTGTGACAGGGACCAATGGTAAAACCTTGACCACAGCTCTCACTGTCGGTATACTCGAAAAAGCTTTTGGAAAAGTTGTCACAAATACTTCTGGTGCCAATATGATTACCGGAATTACCGCGACTTTCTTGACAGCACCTAAGGTTAAAAAAGGAAAGAAAGGTTTTGCTGTTCTGGAGATTGATGAAGCATCACTGCCAAAAATCACCGAATACATCAAGCCTTCACTGTTTGTTTTCACAAATATTTTCCGCGACCAAATGGACCGTTACGGCGAGATTTATACAACCTATGACTTTATCGTCAAAGGTGCAGCGAATGCACCTGAAGCCACGGTTCTCCTTAATGGTGATAGCCCGCTCTTCCATTCACGGACTTTGGTGAATCCCGTCAAGTATTATGGTTTTGACCATGAAAGTCATGCGCCTGAACGTGCGCATTACAATACTGAAGGGGTTGTTTGTCCAGAATGCCACCACATCTTAGATTATAAGCTCAATACTTATGCCAACCTTGGCGATTATATCTGCCAAAACTGCGGTTTCAAACGCCCTGAGCTGGATTATCGTGTCTCTGAACTCACAGAAATTACCAACACTTCTTCTCAGTTTGTCATTGATAATCATTCTTATAAAATCAATGTGGGTGGACTCTACAATATCTACAATGCCCTTGCTGCGGTTTCTGTTGCTGAATTTTACGGTGTGCCTGCGGAAACTATCAAGGCAGGTTTCGAACAATCTAAAGCCGTCTTTGGCCGTCAAGAAACCTTTACTATTGGAGATAAATCCGCTACTATTGTCTTGATTAAAAATCCTGTCGGAGCAAATCAGGCGCTGGAAATGATGAAACTTGCTGATTATCCATTTACCCTGGTTAGCTTGCTCAATGCCAACTATGCCGACGGTATTGATACAAGCTGGATTTGGGATGCTAATTTTGAGCTGGTTCATGACATGGATATTGACCAAATCTTTGTTGGTGGTGTACGTCATAGCGAAATGGCACGACGTTATCGTGTTTCTGGATTTGACGAAAGCAAAATTCATGAGTTTGAGTCGCTACCAAAGATCCTTGATGCCCTCAAAAATGAAGCGGATCAGCACATCTATATCCTAGCAACCTACACTGCAATGTTAGAAATGCGTGAGTTGCTTGCACAAAATAAGATGATTGGAAAGGAGATGCATTAA
- a CDS encoding epoxyqueuosine reductase QueH, producing MKNATEILEKMNPNQKVNYDRVYQKMRESWEAEGIRPKILLHSCCAPCSTYSLEYLCQNADVTIYFSNSNIHPRAEYERREKVQADFVRDFNEKTGNKVKFIAAPYEPNKFMQMVKLHHLAEEPEGGSRCTACFQMRLDIVAEKAQELGYDYFGSALTLSPKKNGQLINEIGLDMQKIYAIQYLPSDFKKNNGWKRSVEMCKEYDIYRQCYCGCVFAARQQGIDLKEINRSAVKFINKVGDKK from the coding sequence ATGAAAAATGCGACTGAAATCCTAGAAAAGATGAATCCTAATCAAAAGGTGAATTATGACCGGGTTTATCAAAAAATGCGCGAAAGCTGGGAGGCTGAGGGGATTCGCCCAAAAATTCTGCTTCATTCCTGTTGTGCGCCATGTTCTACCTATAGTTTAGAATATCTCTGTCAAAATGCTGATGTGACAATTTATTTTTCGAATTCGAATATTCATCCTCGTGCCGAGTACGAAAGGCGTGAGAAAGTACAGGCTGATTTTGTTCGAGACTTTAATGAAAAAACAGGAAATAAGGTAAAATTTATTGCGGCACCTTATGAACCGAATAAATTTATGCAAATGGTCAAATTGCATCATCTCGCAGAAGAACCTGAAGGTGGCTCGCGTTGCACAGCTTGTTTCCAAATGCGTTTAGACATTGTCGCAGAAAAAGCTCAAGAGTTAGGTTATGATTATTTTGGTTCAGCACTAACACTCAGCCCCAAAAAGAACGGTCAACTTATAAATGAAATAGGCTTAGACATGCAAAAAATCTATGCTATCCAATACCTCCCGAGTGACTTTAAGAAGAATAACGGCTGGAAACGTTCCGTGGAGATGTGTAAAGAATACGACATTTACCGCCAGTGCTATTGTGGATGTGTTTTTGCAGCACGTCAACAAGGAATTGACCTTAAAGAAATTAATAGAAGTGCTGTAAAATTTATAAATAAAGTAGGCGACAAAAAATAA
- the nadE gene encoding ammonia-dependent NAD(+) synthetase, translating into MSLQEKIIKELGVKPTIDAQEEIRKSVDFLKDYLKKYPFIKTYVLGISGGQDSTLAGRLAQIAMEEMRAETGNEAYTFVAIRLPYGTQADEDDAQRALDFIKPDKSLVVNIKEAVDAQVAALEATGVEISDFNKGNIKARQRMISQYGIAGGMQGAVLGTDHAAENITGFYTKFGDGGADLLPLFRLNKRQGKMLLAALGAEPSLYEKVPTADLEDGKPGLADEVALGVTYEDIDNYTEGRSISPEAQEKIENWYLKTEHKRHLPITIFDDFWK; encoded by the coding sequence ATGTCTTTACAAGAAAAAATTATTAAAGAACTAGGTGTTAAACCAACGATTGATGCACAAGAAGAAATCCGTAAATCAGTGGACTTCCTCAAAGATTATTTAAAGAAATATCCTTTTATTAAAACCTATGTTTTAGGGATTTCAGGAGGGCAAGACTCGACCTTGGCTGGCCGTTTGGCACAGATTGCCATGGAAGAAATGCGTGCAGAAACGGGGAACGAAGCTTACACATTTGTAGCTATTCGTCTGCCTTATGGTACCCAAGCAGATGAAGACGATGCGCAAAGAGCTCTGGACTTTATTAAACCAGATAAAAGTTTAGTTGTGAATATCAAAGAAGCTGTTGATGCTCAAGTTGCGGCTTTAGAAGCGACTGGTGTGGAGATTTCGGACTTTAACAAGGGAAATATCAAAGCCCGTCAACGCATGATTAGTCAATACGGGATTGCTGGTGGGATGCAAGGGGCTGTTTTGGGAACGGACCATGCAGCGGAAAATATCACAGGCTTTTATACAAAATTTGGTGACGGTGGCGCAGATCTCTTGCCGCTCTTCCGCCTCAATAAACGCCAAGGTAAGATGTTACTCGCTGCTTTGGGCGCAGAACCTTCTCTTTATGAGAAAGTTCCGACAGCAGACTTGGAAGATGGTAAGCCCGGATTGGCAGATGAAGTTGCCTTGGGAGTGACTTACGAGGATATTGACAACTATACAGAAGGACGCTCAATTAGCCCTGAAGCACAGGAAAAAATTGAAAATTGGTATCTTAAAACGGAACACAAGCGTCACTTACCCATTACCATTTTTGATGATTTTTGGAAATAA
- a CDS encoding nicotinate phosphoribosyltransferase, producing MSLYPDDSLTLHTDLYQINMMQTYWELGRHNRNSVFEVFFRSMPFENGYAIFAGLERMVNYLNNLRFTETDISYLRELDYPEDFLDYLAQLRFTGTVRSVQEGELVFANEPLVQIEGPLAECQLIETAVLNIINFQTLIATKASRIKSVIGDDPLLEFGTRRAQEVDAAIWGTRAAYIGGADATSNVRAAKIFGIKPSGTHAHALVQSYGNDYEAFKAYAQTHKDCVFLVDTYDTLNIGVPAAIRVAREFGDKINFQGVRIDSGDMAYISKKVRQQLDEAGFTDAKIYASNDLDESTILNLKMQRAKIDVWGVGTKLITAYDQPALGAVYKLVSMEDDQGEMQDTIKLSSNAEKVSTPGKKQIWRITRESDGKSEGDYITFDGERPDQSEEIYMFHPVHTFINKNVRDFAAKPLLKEIFVKGQQVYPLPTLEEIKTFAEANLTELWDEYKRNLNPQPYPVDLSQELWSHKMRLISQVRTKVSGMKLD from the coding sequence ATGTCACTATATCCAGACGATAGTTTAACTTTACATACAGATCTTTACCAAATAAATATGATGCAAACCTATTGGGAGCTTGGACGTCATAATCGCAATTCTGTTTTTGAAGTCTTTTTCCGTTCAATGCCTTTTGAAAACGGCTATGCTATTTTTGCCGGTCTGGAACGCATGGTGAATTACTTAAACAATCTAAGATTTACCGAAACAGATATTTCTTATCTCCGTGAATTAGATTATCCTGAGGATTTTTTGGACTACTTGGCCCAGCTTCGCTTTACAGGTACAGTCCGTTCTGTCCAAGAAGGAGAACTCGTTTTTGCCAATGAACCTTTGGTTCAGATAGAAGGACCATTGGCTGAATGTCAGCTTATCGAAACGGCTGTCCTCAATATTATTAATTTCCAAACACTGATTGCAACCAAGGCTTCACGCATCAAGTCTGTGATTGGTGATGATCCTTTGCTTGAGTTTGGTACACGTCGTGCCCAAGAAGTGGACGCTGCTATTTGGGGGACGCGTGCGGCCTATATCGGTGGTGCAGATGCCACAAGTAATGTACGTGCGGCTAAGATTTTTGGGATTAAACCAAGTGGAACACATGCTCATGCTCTAGTTCAGAGCTATGGCAACGATTATGAAGCCTTTAAAGCCTACGCGCAGACACACAAAGATTGTGTCTTCCTTGTGGATACTTATGATACTTTGAACATTGGTGTTCCGGCAGCTATTCGTGTGGCACGTGAATTTGGCGACAAAATCAATTTCCAAGGGGTCCGTATTGACTCTGGAGATATGGCATATATCTCGAAAAAAGTACGTCAGCAGCTGGATGAAGCTGGCTTTACCGATGCCAAAATCTATGCTTCAAATGATTTGGACGAGTCAACAATTTTGAACTTGAAAATGCAGAGAGCAAAGATTGATGTTTGGGGTGTAGGGACCAAGCTCATCACGGCTTATGATCAGCCTGCACTTGGTGCTGTCTACAAACTCGTCTCTATGGAAGACGATCAGGGTGAAATGCAAGATACCATCAAACTGTCCAGCAATGCAGAGAAAGTTTCCACGCCTGGCAAAAAACAAATCTGGCGTATCACAAGAGAAAGTGATGGTAAATCTGAGGGAGATTATATTACTTTTGACGGTGAGAGACCAGACCAGAGTGAGGAAATCTACATGTTCCATCCCGTGCACACCTTTATCAATAAAAATGTACGCGACTTTGCTGCTAAACCCTTACTTAAAGAAATTTTTGTCAAAGGCCAGCAAGTTTACCCTTTGCCTACCTTAGAAGAAATCAAAACTTTTGCTGAAGCCAACTTGACCGAACTTTGGGATGAATATAAGCGCAACCTCAATCCCCAACCTTATCCCGTTGACTTATCACAAGAATTATGGAGCCATAAGATGCGTCTGATCAGTCAAGTACGCACCAAGGTTTCTGGAATGAAATTGGATTGA
- a CDS encoding nicotinate-nucleotide adenylyltransferase produces the protein MEQVKRNKIGILGGNFNPVHFTHLMMADQVAQRLELDKVWLMPEALPPHVDEKKTISAEHRVKMLELAIADSPRLSLELGEVARGGKSYTYDTMKHLTQAYPDTDFYFIIGSDMVEYLPKWYKIEALLDLVQFVAVQRSTTAIESPYPVQWVDLPLSFASSTSLRQMFKDGIEPAYLMPRPVIDYIKKNKLYLEG, from the coding sequence ATGGAACAAGTAAAAAGAAATAAAATCGGAATTCTCGGCGGTAACTTTAACCCGGTCCACTTCACCCATCTGATGATGGCAGATCAGGTCGCGCAACGCCTTGAATTAGATAAGGTATGGCTCATGCCGGAAGCTCTTCCTCCACATGTTGACGAGAAAAAAACAATATCAGCTGAGCATCGTGTGAAAATGCTAGAGCTGGCGATTGCAGATAGTCCACGCTTATCACTGGAGTTGGGAGAAGTTGCACGCGGTGGGAAATCTTATACCTATGACACGATGAAGCACCTCACCCAAGCTTATCCGGATACTGATTTTTATTTTATCATTGGAAGTGATATGGTGGAATATCTTCCAAAATGGTACAAGATTGAAGCTTTACTAGACTTGGTTCAGTTTGTTGCTGTTCAACGTTCAACCACGGCTATTGAAAGTCCCTACCCGGTCCAATGGGTAGACCTGCCCCTTTCTTTTGCCTCCAGTACTTCTTTACGTCAGATGTTTAAAGACGGAATCGAACCTGCTTACCTCATGCCTCGACCTGTTATTGATTATATTAAAAAAAATAAGCTCTATCTTGAAGGATAG
- a CDS encoding acetolactate decarboxylase translates to MVKSFINKMSAIFQHGSFNTLYGGFYEGTITAGEALKYGQIGIGTLDGADGEVIILDGTAYHGNSENQVRVVKPNETLPYVAVIDHQPFATYKVNGLTMQTLHDLTEKFPTRNTAYSLKMTGHFDSVEISSKPAKNTKNYLEILAEQPHFTEKNISGTIVGIWSPKFLEDLYGDGAHLHFLSDDKTFGGHLTEFLSGQITIEVGQVGEMKQEFPQENENFKAMRFE, encoded by the coding sequence ATGGTTAAAAGTTTTATAAATAAAATGAGTGCAATATTTCAGCATGGTTCTTTTAACACCCTGTATGGTGGTTTTTATGAAGGAACCATAACTGCTGGAGAAGCTTTAAAATATGGACAAATTGGTATTGGTACCTTAGATGGTGCTGATGGGGAAGTTATTATTCTTGATGGCACTGCTTATCATGGAAATTCTGAAAATCAGGTACGCGTGGTTAAGCCAAATGAGACTCTACCTTATGTTGCGGTGATTGATCACCAACCTTTTGCGACTTATAAGGTTAATGGTCTAACGATGCAAACCTTGCATGATTTGACAGAGAAATTTCCAACACGAAACACAGCTTACAGTTTAAAAATGACTGGACACTTTGATTCGGTGGAAATTAGTTCTAAACCTGCAAAGAATACGAAAAATTATTTGGAAATACTGGCTGAACAGCCTCATTTTACCGAAAAAAATATTTCGGGAACGATTGTTGGCATCTGGTCGCCTAAGTTTTTAGAAGATTTGTATGGTGACGGTGCTCATTTACACTTTTTAAGTGATGACAAGACTTTTGGCGGTCACTTGACTGAATTCTTATCTGGACAAATTACCATTGAAGTTGGTCAAGTGGGGGAAATGAAACAGGAATTTCCTCAAGAAAATGAAAATTTCAAAGCTATGCGCTTTGAGTAA